Proteins encoded in a region of the Sphingomonas sp. OV641 genome:
- a CDS encoding M17 family metallopeptidase, with amino-acid sequence MTDFSSFLAPDLGQPARLIHVVHPDDFAEWLAQQPARSRTAVAASKVTGKAGNRAILPGDTAEDWSMLLVCNEAESSPWRIASLGDGLPEGTYRLAAGEPGAAMLGWALAQHKFTRYRTTEPHGPRVLLSGEPARIEEIVRLAEATAWVRDLVDTGASDLGPAELEAVVEALAKKHGAAFSCIRGDALAEGYPMIHAVGQAAVKSRAPRLIELEWGNPAHPRIALVGKGVCFDSGGLDIKPSSAMRLMKKDMGGAAHMIALASLVMAAKLKVRLHLLIPAVENAIAGDAFRPGDVLRTRQGLTVENTNTDAEGRLILADALTKAAESAPELILDYATLTGAARVALGPDLPPVFANDDGLAADFLEAAAASHDPMWQLPLWDGYEDMLKSDIADMVNAPDGGFAGAVTAALFLRRFVPKQIAWAHVDTFAWRPAAKPGRPKGGEALGLRAAWGVLKKRYG; translated from the coding sequence ATGACCGACTTCAGCTCCTTCCTCGCACCCGATCTGGGCCAGCCAGCACGCCTCATTCATGTCGTCCATCCGGATGATTTTGCCGAGTGGCTGGCACAGCAACCCGCCCGCAGCCGAACCGCCGTTGCCGCCAGCAAGGTGACGGGAAAGGCCGGCAACCGCGCCATTCTCCCCGGTGACACGGCGGAGGACTGGTCGATGCTGCTGGTCTGCAACGAAGCGGAAAGTTCGCCTTGGCGGATCGCATCCCTTGGCGATGGCCTGCCGGAGGGCACCTATCGCCTTGCAGCGGGAGAGCCCGGTGCCGCCATGCTGGGGTGGGCGCTCGCACAACACAAATTCACGCGCTACCGCACGACCGAACCACACGGCCCGCGCGTGCTGCTGTCCGGCGAACCGGCTCGTATCGAAGAGATCGTCCGCCTTGCCGAGGCGACCGCGTGGGTCCGTGACCTTGTCGACACAGGCGCGTCGGACCTTGGCCCGGCCGAACTCGAGGCAGTGGTAGAGGCGCTGGCGAAGAAGCATGGCGCTGCGTTCAGCTGCATCAGGGGTGACGCACTCGCCGAAGGCTATCCCATGATTCATGCCGTGGGGCAGGCCGCAGTGAAGAGCCGTGCCCCGCGGCTGATCGAACTTGAATGGGGCAATCCGGCGCATCCCCGGATCGCTCTGGTCGGCAAGGGCGTGTGCTTCGATTCGGGCGGCCTCGATATCAAGCCGTCCTCCGCCATGCGGCTGATGAAGAAGGACATGGGCGGCGCCGCGCACATGATCGCGCTGGCCAGCCTCGTCATGGCCGCCAAGCTGAAGGTGAGGCTGCACCTCCTGATCCCGGCAGTGGAAAACGCGATTGCCGGCGATGCCTTCCGACCCGGAGACGTGTTGCGCACGCGGCAGGGGCTGACCGTGGAAAACACCAACACCGACGCCGAAGGTCGCCTGATCCTGGCCGATGCGCTCACCAAAGCGGCCGAAAGTGCGCCGGAACTGATCCTCGACTATGCCACCCTGACCGGCGCGGCGCGCGTCGCTCTCGGACCGGATCTGCCGCCGGTCTTTGCCAATGACGATGGCCTGGCTGCGGATTTCCTGGAGGCGGCCGCGGCATCCCATGATCCGATGTGGCAATTGCCGCTGTGGGACGGATATGAGGACATGCTGAAGTCGGACATCGCGGACATGGTCAATGCGCCGGACGGCGGCTTTGCCGGTGCCGTCACCGCCGCATTGTTCCTCCGCCGCTTCGTCCCGAAGCAGATCGCCTGGGCTCATGTCGATACTTTCGCGTGGCGCCCCGCCGCCAAGCCGGGTCGGCCAAAAGGCGGCGAGGCACTTGGCCTTCGGGCAGCCTGGGGCGTGCTGAAGAAGCGCTACGGCTGA
- a CDS encoding nuclear transport factor 2 family protein — MRNLLLCLSFATASPAFAQDESSLRRADAAQHEAARTRNADALAAMMHPMFQVNSPEGEMWSREKTVSMWRDGGIGHDRFDRFVETTSLDGNVGVVAGREIVQPSANSVAGKRRADGGRAVERRFTNVWLWKDGQWWFFARHANERPFVGSKPPAGR, encoded by the coding sequence ATGCGAAATCTTCTGCTTTGCCTTTCCTTCGCTACCGCCAGTCCTGCGTTTGCCCAGGATGAATCAAGCCTGCGCCGGGCCGATGCCGCGCAGCATGAGGCAGCTCGTACCCGCAACGCCGATGCGCTGGCAGCGATGATGCACCCGATGTTTCAGGTGAACTCCCCGGAAGGGGAGATGTGGTCGCGAGAGAAAACGGTGAGCATGTGGCGCGACGGCGGTATCGGTCACGATCGGTTTGACCGCTTCGTGGAGACCACTTCGCTGGACGGAAACGTCGGCGTGGTCGCCGGGCGGGAGATCGTTCAACCCTCGGCAAACAGCGTCGCGGGCAAGCGCCGCGCCGACGGCGGGCGCGCCGTGGAACGCCGCTTCACCAACGTCTGGCTGTGGAAGGACGGCCAGTGGTGGTTCTTCGCTCGTCACGCCAATGAGCGGCCTTTCGTCGGATCGAAGCCACCAGCGGGCCGCTGA
- the tpiA gene encoding triose-phosphate isomerase — translation MRRKFVAGNWKMNGNLAALAELDAIANSIDPRVDVAVAVPATLIQPAAQRAEFPIGAEDVHGADSGPHTGCVSAAMIKEAGAAFSIVGHSERRQAQGETNADVKAKAEACHRHGLDAILCVGETLEQREAGEAGKVVTAQVLASLPADADGQWLAIAYEPIWAIGTGKVATVEDVEAMHAAIRGALVEALGADGGSGIRLLYGGSVTAENAAGLLHAAEVDGALVGGASLTAAKFGPIITAAIR, via the coding sequence ATGCGTCGCAAGTTCGTGGCTGGGAACTGGAAAATGAACGGCAATCTCGCGGCCCTGGCTGAGCTTGACGCCATCGCGAATTCGATCGACCCGCGTGTTGATGTTGCTGTCGCAGTGCCCGCCACCCTGATCCAACCCGCTGCGCAGCGTGCTGAATTTCCGATCGGTGCCGAGGATGTTCACGGCGCCGACAGCGGCCCGCACACCGGCTGCGTCTCCGCTGCGATGATCAAGGAGGCCGGCGCCGCTTTCTCCATCGTGGGTCATTCGGAACGCCGCCAAGCGCAGGGCGAGACGAATGCCGATGTGAAGGCAAAGGCGGAAGCCTGCCACCGCCATGGCCTGGACGCGATCCTGTGCGTGGGCGAGACGCTGGAGCAGCGGGAAGCCGGTGAAGCGGGAAAAGTCGTGACGGCGCAGGTCCTTGCGTCTCTTCCGGCGGACGCGGACGGGCAATGGCTGGCGATCGCCTACGAGCCGATCTGGGCGATCGGCACTGGAAAGGTCGCCACGGTTGAAGACGTGGAGGCGATGCACGCGGCTATCCGCGGTGCCTTGGTGGAGGCGCTCGGGGCGGACGGCGGCAGCGGCATTCGTCTGCTGTATGGCGGTTCGGTCACGGCGGAGAATGCAGCCGGCCTGCTCCACGCGGCGGAGGTTGATGGCGCGCTTGTGGGCGGCGCGAGCCTGACGGCGGCGAAGTTCGGCCCGATCATCACGGCCGCCATCCGCTGA
- a CDS encoding peptidylprolyl isomerase, whose product MLGFFRRIIHSRFGIIITMGVLGVIALAFALGDITGLQSAGVSGATVAKVGGESVSETDLTRRVQDELRGAQQRNPSVDMSQLLAAGGVESVLDRMLNGLALQEFGEDQDMVVSRALVGSELRNIPALQGPTGKFDQTIYEQVLARNRLTDAQVQADIARETMVQFLLRPQMGASQVPQSLALPFASLMLERRAGQVALIPASALTAGGAPTDAEIQDWYKRNVSRYSLPERRVARYAIVTPETVKARAIPTDAEVAAAFNGDKARWAARETRSVSIVTVLDQKAAAALADKIRAGTSVADAARAAGLEARRLEAQDKQALTKATSGAIAEALFGAQRGGVIGPVRGPIGFVVGKVDAVAQVAGKSLAEARPTIVEELTQKKTADALASIRDGLEDAIADNANFSELVADQKLTALTTPALTATGGDPEKPAAQPDPALLPILSAAFQSEEGDDPQVVQTAADGSFAIVALDRIVRAAPRPLAAVRDQVAQDFAADRARRAARTAASKALAAINEGTAIDKALADAGARGGKVERVVAARSQVNADPRGPNPVLALMFSMKGGTAKMLESPTGNGWLIVKLEQITPGDAAKMPQVLAATRQDLGRVVGGEYAQQFTEAVKKAMNASRNPDAIARVKASLAGQGGSNP is encoded by the coding sequence ATGCTCGGGTTCTTTCGACGTATCATTCATTCGCGCTTCGGCATCATCATCACGATGGGCGTGCTGGGCGTCATCGCCCTGGCGTTCGCGCTGGGCGACATCACTGGCCTGCAAAGCGCCGGGGTCAGCGGCGCCACCGTCGCCAAGGTCGGTGGGGAGAGCGTTTCCGAGACCGATCTGACGCGCCGGGTGCAGGATGAACTGCGCGGTGCGCAGCAGCGCAATCCTTCCGTCGACATGAGCCAGCTTTTGGCCGCCGGCGGCGTGGAAAGCGTATTGGATCGGATGCTGAACGGCCTCGCGCTGCAGGAATTCGGCGAAGATCAGGACATGGTGGTAAGCCGTGCCCTGGTCGGCAGCGAATTGCGCAACATCCCCGCGCTTCAAGGGCCGACCGGCAAGTTCGACCAGACGATCTATGAGCAGGTGCTGGCCCGCAACCGCCTGACCGATGCGCAGGTGCAAGCCGATATCGCCCGCGAAACCATGGTGCAGTTCCTGCTTCGCCCGCAGATGGGCGCCAGCCAGGTTCCGCAGTCGCTGGCCCTCCCCTTCGCCTCGCTGATGCTGGAGCGTCGCGCGGGTCAGGTGGCGCTGATCCCTGCGTCCGCCCTCACTGCTGGCGGCGCGCCGACCGACGCGGAAATTCAGGATTGGTACAAGCGCAACGTTTCGCGATATTCGCTGCCAGAGCGCCGCGTAGCCCGCTACGCGATCGTGACGCCCGAAACGGTGAAGGCGCGCGCCATCCCGACCGATGCGGAAGTCGCCGCTGCCTTCAACGGCGACAAGGCGCGCTGGGCCGCCCGCGAGACCCGCTCGGTTTCGATCGTTACCGTGCTTGATCAGAAGGCAGCCGCCGCACTCGCGGACAAGATTCGTGCTGGCACCTCCGTGGCGGACGCGGCACGCGCCGCCGGCCTGGAGGCACGCCGGCTTGAGGCCCAGGACAAGCAGGCGCTGACCAAGGCAACCTCCGGTGCTATCGCCGAGGCCCTGTTCGGCGCGCAGCGTGGCGGCGTGATCGGCCCGGTGCGCGGACCGATCGGCTTTGTGGTCGGCAAGGTGGATGCCGTTGCGCAGGTGGCCGGCAAGTCTCTGGCCGAAGCGCGCCCGACCATTGTCGAGGAATTGACCCAGAAGAAGACCGCAGACGCCCTCGCCTCCATCCGTGACGGTCTGGAGGATGCGATCGCCGACAATGCCAACTTCTCCGAACTCGTTGCCGATCAGAAGCTGACGGCGCTGACCACGCCCGCGCTGACGGCAACGGGCGGCGACCCGGAAAAGCCGGCGGCTCAGCCAGATCCCGCGCTGCTGCCGATCCTGTCCGCCGCGTTCCAGTCCGAGGAAGGCGATGATCCTCAGGTAGTGCAAACGGCGGCCGATGGCAGCTTCGCGATCGTCGCGCTGGACCGGATCGTCCGCGCGGCACCGCGCCCGCTCGCTGCCGTGCGTGATCAGGTGGCGCAGGACTTTGCCGCCGATCGCGCCCGCCGTGCAGCCCGTACCGCGGCCAGCAAGGCGCTCGCCGCGATCAACGAGGGTACGGCAATTGACAAGGCGCTCGCCGATGCCGGCGCACGTGGCGGCAAGGTTGAGCGGGTGGTAGCAGCCCGTTCGCAGGTGAACGCGGACCCACGCGGCCCCAATCCGGTGCTGGCGCTGATGTTCAGCATGAAGGGCGGAACGGCCAAGATGCTGGAATCACCGACCGGTAATGGCTGGCTGATCGTGAAACTGGAGCAGATCACACCGGGCGACGCCGCCAAGATGCCGCAGGTCCTCGCCGCGACACGCCAGGACCTGGGCCGTGTGGTGGGCGGCGAATATGCTCAGCAATTCACCGAGGCCGTGAAGAAGGCGATGAACGCCAGTCGGAATCCCGATGCGATTGCCCGTGTGAAGGCCAGCCTCGCCGGCCAAGGTGGTTCCAATCCGTAA
- the trpE gene encoding anthranilate synthase component I, translated as MVPIRNAAARQALAQGRPALIWRRRIADTETPVAAALKLIEPGRGDFLLESVEGGAVRGRHSLIGLAPDLVFRAQGSRAAINRSWLADREAFEPCEAPTLAALRDLVASCRMDVPEELPRALACLVGYFGYETIGLVEDLPAPKSDPLGLPDMMFVRPTVILVFDRLADALFLVAPVWPDSSRTEDAIVAAAEDRLDAIEARLEKTALPPRVRGEPADIALTPVLPEGRYGEMVRAAKEYIVAGDIFQVVLAQRFTTPFALPPFELYRALRRINPSPFLYHLDLPGFALTGSSPEILVRVRDGEVTIRPIAGTRPRGKTASEDEANRNSLLADPKERAEHLMLLDLGRNDVGRVAAAGSVIVTDSYTVEFYSHVMHIVSNVVGRLDPKRDAIDALFAGFPAGTVSGAPKVRACQIIAELEGEKRGAYAGGVGYFSPDGSMDSCIVLRTAVVKDGTMHVQAGAGIVADSDPAYEQRECEAKSGALLAAAREAIAQASAGGFGQ; from the coding sequence GTGGTTCCAATCCGTAACGCTGCCGCCCGTCAGGCGCTCGCGCAGGGGCGCCCGGCGCTGATATGGCGGCGCCGGATCGCGGATACTGAGACGCCGGTCGCGGCGGCGCTCAAGCTGATCGAACCGGGCCGCGGCGACTTCCTGCTGGAATCGGTTGAGGGTGGTGCGGTGCGGGGGCGGCACAGCCTGATCGGGCTTGCCCCGGACCTCGTGTTCCGCGCGCAAGGCAGTCGCGCCGCCATCAACCGCAGCTGGCTCGCCGATCGCGAGGCGTTCGAGCCTTGCGAAGCGCCGACACTAGCGGCGTTGCGCGATCTGGTCGCTTCTTGCCGCATGGACGTGCCGGAGGAGCTGCCTCGGGCGCTGGCGTGCCTGGTCGGCTATTTCGGCTATGAGACCATCGGCCTTGTCGAGGATCTCCCCGCGCCCAAGTCCGATCCTTTGGGGCTGCCGGACATGATGTTCGTGCGGCCAACGGTGATCCTGGTCTTCGATCGCCTTGCCGATGCCTTGTTCCTTGTCGCGCCGGTATGGCCGGACTCGAGCCGGACGGAGGATGCGATCGTCGCGGCTGCGGAGGATCGGCTCGACGCAATCGAAGCACGCTTGGAGAAGACCGCGCTGCCGCCGCGCGTGCGCGGTGAACCAGCAGATATCGCGCTGACTCCCGTGCTGCCCGAGGGCCGATATGGCGAAATGGTCAGGGCGGCGAAGGAGTATATCGTCGCGGGCGATATCTTTCAGGTCGTGCTTGCCCAGCGATTTACCACACCGTTCGCATTGCCGCCGTTTGAACTCTACCGCGCGTTGCGGCGGATCAATCCCTCGCCTTTCCTCTATCACCTCGACCTGCCTGGTTTTGCGCTGACGGGTTCGAGCCCCGAGATCCTGGTCCGAGTGCGCGATGGTGAAGTGACGATCCGGCCAATTGCCGGAACACGGCCGCGCGGAAAGACGGCGAGCGAGGATGAGGCAAACCGGAACAGCCTGCTTGCCGATCCGAAGGAGCGGGCGGAGCATCTGATGCTGCTGGATCTCGGCCGCAACGACGTTGGCCGCGTCGCCGCCGCAGGGTCTGTCATTGTGACGGACAGCTATACCGTCGAATTCTACAGCCACGTGATGCACATCGTATCGAACGTGGTCGGCCGGCTCGATCCGAAGCGCGATGCCATCGACGCCCTCTTCGCCGGCTTCCCGGCTGGAACGGTGAGCGGCGCGCCCAAGGTGCGGGCGTGCCAGATCATCGCCGAATTGGAAGGCGAGAAGCGCGGCGCCTATGCCGGCGGCGTGGGCTATTTTTCCCCTGACGGATCGATGGACTCCTGCATCGTGCTGCGCACCGCCGTCGTGAAGGATGGCACCATGCATGTTCAGGCGGGTGCCGGCATCGTCGCAGATAGCGACCCAGCCTATGAGCAGCGCGAGTGCGAAGCCAAGTCCGGCGCGCTTCTCGCCGCCGCCCGGGAGGCAATAGCGCAGGCGAGTGCTGGCGGATTCGGGCAGTGA
- a CDS encoding YciI-like protein yields MNAPTHQLLIYDLAPDYLSRRGQFREEHLRLAWEAADRGGLVLGGAVGDPVESALLLFRDRASAEAFAAADPYVSQGLVRSWRVQPWLTVVGADAATPLRPGTDV; encoded by the coding sequence GTGAATGCCCCCACCCACCAGCTGCTGATCTACGACCTGGCGCCTGATTATCTCAGCCGGCGCGGACAGTTTCGCGAGGAGCACCTGCGGCTGGCTTGGGAAGCGGCGGACCGAGGTGGATTGGTGCTGGGCGGGGCAGTTGGCGATCCCGTGGAATCGGCGCTGCTGCTATTTCGAGATCGCGCTAGCGCGGAAGCGTTCGCCGCGGCCGACCCCTATGTCTCGCAGGGGTTGGTCCGCTCATGGCGTGTCCAGCCCTGGCTCACCGTGGTGGGGGCCGATGCCGCCACGCCGCTGCGCCCCGGCACGGACGTGTAA
- a CDS encoding alpha/beta fold hydrolase, with protein MRFLPLLALPVALATAPPASAQITQPLATPANPAPAPASWPTREGDVTLPSFRFNTGETMDVRIHYTTLGSPRRGADGRIENAVMVLHGTGGSGKQFLSPQFADELYGPGQPFDIRTHYVILPDNIGHGASSKPSDGKRMAFPKYDYIDMVAAQKAMLEKLGVTRLNVILGTSMGCMHAFVWGETFPGFAERLAPFACLPVPIAGMNRMWRKLLIDAIQADPAWNGGNYTSQPEQGLRTAASLSIIAGSNPLALQTQYPTRAAAETFLAQAFARNSAGRDANDYIYQVDASRNYDPSPALEKIKVPVLWINSEDDFINPAGYGITEPAAKRMPRATFRLIKATPETKGHGTHTWAKFWKADLARLMAAPAGEP; from the coding sequence ATGCGCTTTCTTCCGCTTCTCGCCCTGCCCGTCGCGCTTGCGACTGCACCGCCCGCTTCGGCCCAGATCACCCAGCCCCTGGCCACTCCCGCCAACCCAGCGCCGGCTCCCGCGTCCTGGCCAACGAGGGAAGGCGACGTCACCCTGCCTTCGTTTCGGTTCAACACGGGCGAGACCATGGATGTGCGGATCCACTACACAACACTGGGCTCACCCCGGCGCGGCGCCGATGGGCGGATCGAAAATGCCGTGATGGTGCTTCACGGCACCGGAGGATCAGGCAAGCAGTTCCTGTCGCCGCAATTCGCCGACGAACTTTACGGCCCCGGCCAGCCTTTCGACATTCGCACGCATTATGTGATCCTGCCGGACAATATCGGGCATGGCGCTTCTTCCAAGCCATCCGATGGCAAGCGCATGGCCTTTCCCAAATATGATTATATCGACATGGTCGCGGCGCAGAAGGCCATGCTGGAGAAGCTGGGGGTCACGCGGCTGAACGTGATCCTGGGCACGAGCATGGGCTGCATGCATGCGTTCGTCTGGGGCGAGACCTTTCCCGGCTTTGCGGAGCGGCTCGCGCCCTTCGCCTGCCTGCCGGTACCCATTGCGGGGATGAACCGCATGTGGCGCAAGCTTCTGATCGATGCGATCCAGGCCGATCCGGCGTGGAACGGCGGCAATTATACCAGCCAGCCGGAGCAGGGCCTGCGCACCGCGGCGAGCCTGTCCATCATCGCAGGCTCGAACCCGTTGGCGCTGCAGACGCAATATCCCACCCGCGCCGCGGCCGAGACGTTCCTGGCACAGGCGTTCGCCCGCAACAGCGCCGGCCGAGACGCCAACGACTATATCTATCAGGTGGATGCGTCCCGAAATTACGATCCGTCACCGGCGCTGGAGAAGATCAAGGTACCGGTGCTTTGGATCAACTCGGAAGACGATTTCATCAATCCCGCTGGTTATGGCATCACCGAACCAGCCGCCAAGCGCATGCCGCGAGCCACGTTCCGGCTGATCAAGGCGACCCCGGAGACGAAGGGGCACGGCACGCATACTTGGGCGAAGTTTTGGAAGGCCGATCTTGCCCGGCTGATGGCGGCGCCGGCCGGCGAGCCGTAA